One genomic region from Augochlora pura isolate Apur16 chromosome 7, APUR_v2.2.1, whole genome shotgun sequence encodes:
- the Twdlt gene encoding LOW QUALITY PROTEIN: tweedleT (The sequence of the model RefSeq protein was modified relative to this genomic sequence to represent the inferred CDS: deleted 1 base in 1 codon) encodes MGRDASGARAGIKGAPWHPRSISPHIQGTAATMRAFMIVVLAASAMARPEAGYSYSQPSSSYGAPSGGGSTGIGGGLGGGFGGGFGGGLGGGGGGGGGFGGGFGGGLGGGLGGGLGGGLGGGGGGGGGFGGGFGGGGGGGGGFGGGSLIQKHIYVHVPPPEAPEDRPSRPIAPPAPAQKHYKIIFIKAPTPPTPTAPVIPALPQQDEQKTLIYVLVKKPEEAPEINLPTIAPTQPSKPEVYFIKYKTQKEVTGGGGGGGGIGGGIGGGIGGGIGGGIGGGIGGGIGGGIGGGIGGGIGGGLDGHGGGGGIGVGIGGGSGPSGPSSSYGAPGGGSGPY; translated from the exons ATGGGTCGAGATGCGAGTGGGGCCAGGGCCGGTATAAAAGGGGCACCGTGGCATCCACGGAGCATCAGTCCTCAC ATCCAAGGAACAGCAGCAACCATGAGGGCATTCATG ATCGTGGTGCTCGCCGCATCGGCGATGGCGCGACCGGAAGCCGGCTACTCGTACTCCCAGCCCAGCTCTAGCTACGGTGCACCTAGCGGGGGTGGATCCACTGGAATTGGCGGTGGATTGGGCGGAGGTTTCGGCGGTGGATTCGGCGGCGGACTtggaggaggtggtggaggcggcggcggattCGGAGGCGGATTCGGCGGCGGCCTCGGCGGTGGTCTCGGCGGTGGTCTTGGCGGCGGACTtggaggaggtggtggaggcggcggcggattCGGTGGCGGAttcggcggtggcggcggcggcggtggtggatTCGGAGGTGGTTCTCTGATCCAGAAGCACATCTACGTCCACGTGCCGCCTCCAGAGGCCCCCGAGGACAGGCCCAGCAGACCCATCGCTCCTCCGGCACCGGCCCAGAAGCACTACAAGATCATCTTCATCAAGGCCCCGACGCCGCCCACGCCGACCGCACCGGTCATCCCGGCGCTGCCACAACAGGATGAACAGAAGACGTTGATCTACGTGTTGGTCAAGAAACCGGAAGAAGCGCCCGAGATCAATCTGCCGACCATCGCACCCACGCAACCCAGCAAGCCCGAAGTTTACTTCATCAAGTACAAGACCCAG AAGGAGGTCACCGGCggaggcggcggtggcggcggaaTCGGCGGAGGAATCGGCGGAGGAATCGGCGGAGGAATTGGAGGAGGAATTGGAGGAGGAATCGGTGGAGGAATCGGAGGAGGAATCGGCGGAGGAATCGGCGGAGGAATCGGTGGCGGTTTGGACGGCCacggaggcggcggcggaatCGGCGTTGGAATCGGTGGCGGCAGCGGCCCAAGTGGACCCAGCTCTAGCTACGGGGCGCCCGGCGGCGGCTCGGGGCCCTACTAG